In one Trichlorobacter lovleyi SZ genomic region, the following are encoded:
- a CDS encoding BrnA antitoxin family protein translates to MKKGSEKQTVVRKQSVAELTAEQLDELKNLASLPDTKIDCSDAPELTNWNEAVIGKFYRPVKQTITIRLDADVVSWLKTGGKGYQSRANAILRQVMNQQGQPRKAA, encoded by the coding sequence ATGAAGAAGGGATCTGAAAAACAGACGGTCGTGCGTAAGCAGTCAGTTGCTGAATTGACGGCAGAACAACTGGATGAATTAAAAAACTTGGCCAGTTTACCTGATACCAAGATTGATTGTTCAGACGCTCCAGAGCTTACTAATTGGAATGAGGCGGTGATTGGCAAGTTTTATCGTCCTGTAAAACAGACCATCACCATCCGCCTTGATGCAGATGTCGTGTCTTGGTTAAAGACCGGCGGCAAAGGCTATCAAAGCCGTGCTAATGCAATTCTGCGCCAGGTTAT